From one Verrucomicrobiota bacterium genomic stretch:
- a CDS encoding PIN domain-containing protein, with product MKTTVLDASALLAMFFGQPGMEQVRDLFHKAADADKPMLISAVNWAEVLYRMQKKHGKEGWETARRFEHTMPLDVAPLDRELAESAAHLKNEHELGLADAFAAALAKHKKAELVTADTEFKPLEKEIKINWLK from the coding sequence GTGAAGACCACCGTTCTCGACGCCTCCGCGCTGCTGGCCATGTTCTTTGGGCAACCGGGCATGGAACAGGTGCGCGACCTTTTCCACAAAGCCGCCGACGCGGACAAGCCCATGCTCATCAGTGCCGTCAACTGGGCGGAAGTGCTTTACAGGATGCAAAAGAAGCACGGCAAGGAAGGCTGGGAAACCGCGCGCCGGTTTGAACACACGATGCCGCTGGATGTTGCGCCGCTCGACCGCGAACTGGCCGAGTCTGCCGCGCATTTGAAAAACGAACATGAGCTGGGCTTGGCCGACGCCTTTGCCGCTGCGCTTGCCAAACATAAGAAAGCCGAACTCGTCACCGCCGATACCGAATTCAAACCGCTCGAAAAGGAAATCAAAATCAACTGGCTGAAATAG
- a CDS encoding AbrB/MazE/SpoVT family DNA-binding domain-containing protein: protein MNTAYVTSKGQLVVPSRIRRKFGIKPGTRVNFVEEGDRIIFQPVTREYIDSFCGIFKQKPGEKSVVQEHLEERRAERDRENRK from the coding sequence ATGAACACTGCTTACGTCACATCCAAAGGCCAATTGGTCGTTCCGTCACGCATCCGCCGCAAGTTCGGCATCAAGCCGGGCACGCGCGTCAATTTTGTGGAAGAGGGCGACCGCATCATCTTCCAGCCCGTCACGCGCGAATACATTGATTCCTTCTGCGGCATCTTCAAACAGAAGCCCGGTGAGAAATCCGTCGTGCAGGAACACCTTGAGGAACGCCGGGCCGAACGCGACCGGGAGAACCGCAAGTGA
- a CDS encoding PQQ-binding-like beta-propeller repeat protein, translating into MSRAKKQFFPTRVELKPMSYHLNKLHALRTEEPSQSQSLGFTDRGLSHAAALLLSLAAMSAFAANWPQWRGPNGDGISAETNVPIKWSATENVVWKTPIPGDGHSSPVVWQDSVFLTTALPESKERLLLRLDARTGKVLWQRTVVTAAVESMHRENSPASSTPVTDGERVFTSFQNGKRVDLQGYDFAGQQIWSAQPLEFNGEHGYSYTPLLYRDLLILDCRQEGEAALLALDKRTGKVRWRVEPSRRRISHITPLLVTDDGRQQVIVCGSDEIRSVNPDNGKTWWWCRGPSDVAVAGLSYGDGLVFATAGYPDRTRMAVRVNGSGDVTATHVAWKSRKQVTYVPSPVYHAGHFYSILDQGMLCCFNAKTGDTVWEQRLEGRFRSSLVLAADNVYATNDKGVTTVFRATPRGFEPVSVNDLGEFCYTTPAIADGHIYLRTGKHLYCIGKGPT; encoded by the coding sequence ATGAGCCGGGCCAAAAAACAATTCTTTCCAACTCGCGTAGAATTGAAACCAATGTCGTATCACTTGAACAAACTCCACGCTCTTCGCACTGAAGAACCATCGCAATCCCAATCCCTTGGCTTCACTGACCGGGGTCTTTCGCACGCCGCCGCACTCCTCCTGTCGCTGGCTGCCATGTCCGCTTTCGCTGCAAATTGGCCGCAATGGCGCGGGCCGAATGGCGACGGCATCAGCGCGGAAACGAATGTGCCGATCAAATGGAGCGCCACGGAAAACGTGGTGTGGAAAACGCCGATTCCCGGCGATGGCCATTCGTCGCCGGTGGTGTGGCAGGACAGCGTGTTTCTGACCACGGCCTTGCCGGAATCCAAGGAGCGTCTGTTGCTGCGTTTGGACGCGCGGACGGGAAAAGTTCTCTGGCAACGCACCGTGGTTACGGCGGCGGTCGAGTCGATGCACCGTGAGAACAGTCCGGCCTCCTCGACGCCCGTCACGGATGGCGAGCGCGTTTTCACTTCGTTTCAAAATGGCAAGCGTGTGGACCTGCAAGGTTATGACTTTGCCGGCCAACAGATTTGGTCCGCGCAACCGCTGGAGTTCAACGGTGAACACGGTTACAGTTACACGCCTTTGCTTTATCGCGATCTGCTGATCCTCGACTGCCGCCAGGAGGGCGAAGCGGCATTGCTTGCGCTCGACAAACGCACCGGCAAAGTGCGCTGGCGCGTTGAACCCTCGCGTCGGCGCATATCGCATATCACCCCCTTACTGGTTACCGACGATGGCCGTCAGCAAGTCATCGTGTGTGGCAGCGACGAAATCCGCAGTGTGAACCCGGACAACGGCAAGACGTGGTGGTGGTGTCGCGGACCTTCCGACGTGGCGGTGGCGGGATTGAGCTACGGTGACGGTCTGGTGTTCGCGACGGCGGGTTATCCCGACCGCACCCGCATGGCCGTGCGCGTCAATGGCAGTGGCGACGTGACCGCGACGCATGTGGCATGGAAATCCCGCAAGCAGGTGACTTACGTTCCATCACCGGTTTATCATGCCGGACATTTTTACTCGATCCTCGACCAGGGCATGCTCTGTTGTTTCAACGCGAAGACGGGCGACACCGTTTGGGAGCAACGTCTGGAGGGACGGTTTCGTTCTTCGCTCGTGCTGGCGGCGGACAATGTTTACGCCACGAATGACAAAGGCGTGACCACGGTCTTCCGCGCCACGCCGCGCGGGTTTGAACCCGTGTCGGTGAACGATCTGGGCGAATTCTGTTACACCACCCCGGCCATTGCAGACGGACACATTTATCTGCGCACAGGAAAGCATCTGTATTGCATTGGAAAGGGTCCGACCTGA
- the eno gene encoding phosphopyruvate hydratase, producing MSTIYDIQAREILDSRGNPTVEVDVFLAGGAVGRAAVPSGASTGEHEAIELRDGDKKRYGGKGVSKAVKNVTTKILPALRGVDALDQLTVDGIMLKLDGTETKSKLGANAILAVSLANAKAAASHLGQPLFRYLGGPNAKVLPVPMANVINGGAHSDAPIDFQEFMIMPLGLPTFNEGLRAITETFHALKAVLKKRGLSTAVGDEGGFAPKLKSVEDALETILQAVKDAGYKAGKDIYLTLDPAASEFYDGNAKYTFKKSTGQTVTGDDLVAFYAKLCAKYPIVSIEDGCAEGDWATWKKLTDKIGDRVQLVGDDLFVTNVKFLQRGIDTGTANSILVKVNQIGSLTETLDAVELAQMNKYTAVLSHRSGETEDATIADIAVATNCGQIKTGSLSRSDRLAKYNQLLRIAQLLGRNAVYAGTSALPKARR from the coding sequence ATGAGCACGATTTACGACATTCAAGCGCGCGAAATTCTCGACTCGCGCGGCAATCCCACAGTGGAAGTTGATGTGTTTCTGGCTGGTGGCGCCGTCGGGCGCGCGGCGGTGCCTTCCGGCGCCAGCACCGGCGAACACGAAGCCATTGAACTGCGCGATGGCGACAAGAAACGCTATGGCGGCAAGGGCGTTTCCAAGGCGGTCAAGAACGTGACCACCAAAATTCTTCCCGCGCTGCGCGGTGTCGATGCGCTCGATCAACTCACGGTCGATGGCATCATGCTTAAACTCGACGGCACGGAAACGAAATCCAAGCTAGGTGCCAATGCTATCCTGGCGGTTTCACTCGCGAATGCAAAGGCCGCCGCCAGCCATCTCGGCCAGCCGTTGTTCCGCTATCTCGGCGGGCCGAACGCAAAAGTGCTGCCCGTGCCGATGGCCAACGTCATCAACGGCGGCGCGCACTCGGATGCGCCGATTGATTTCCAGGAATTCATGATCATGCCGCTCGGCTTGCCGACGTTTAACGAAGGTTTGCGCGCAATCACGGAAACGTTTCACGCCCTTAAAGCCGTGCTCAAAAAGCGCGGATTGTCCACCGCCGTCGGGGACGAAGGCGGGTTCGCACCCAAGCTCAAAAGCGTGGAAGACGCGCTGGAAACCATTCTGCAAGCGGTCAAGGACGCGGGTTACAAGGCGGGCAAAGACATCTATCTCACGCTTGATCCCGCCGCGTCCGAGTTTTATGATGGCAACGCGAAATACACGTTTAAGAAAAGCACCGGCCAAACTGTGACCGGTGATGACCTCGTGGCTTTTTACGCGAAGCTTTGCGCCAAGTATCCGATCGTGAGCATCGAAGACGGTTGCGCGGAGGGCGATTGGGCGACGTGGAAAAAGCTCACGGACAAAATCGGCGACCGCGTCCAACTCGTCGGCGATGATTTGTTCGTGACGAACGTGAAATTCCTCCAGCGCGGCATTGATACCGGCACGGCCAACTCAATTCTCGTGAAGGTAAACCAGATCGGTTCGCTTACCGAAACCCTCGACGCCGTCGAACTGGCGCAGATGAACAAATACACCGCCGTCCTGTCGCATCGCTCCGGCGAAACCGAGGACGCGACCATCGCTGATATCGCCGTGGCCACGAACTGCGGCCAGATCAAGACCGGCTCGCTCAGCCGCTCGGATCGTCTGGCGAAATACAATCAACTCCTGCGCATCGCGCAACTGCTTGGCAGGAATGCCGTTTACGCCGGCACGAGCGCGTTGCCGAAAGCGCGGCGGTAA
- a CDS encoding carbohydrate-binding family 9-like protein, producing the protein MKSIVSIARLASRSRSLPLTKVRAIILILGLAHLTLLAAADTSPDPKSLPAPKHVVVPKLHGPIKVDGELGEPAWAKAAVLEPFYLNDNGKQEHEHTAVRIWYDDDALYLGWTCRDTDIQATFTNRDDHLWEEEVVEFFVTPKSLTRYFEFEWNPLNTIFDAIINNDLDERGVSKGIRGEWDYTAKGLTNAVKVKGTVNNSSDRDQYWQVEVRLPFADLGHPAPQANEVWRANFYRYNRTKGRPEETVSWSPALLPGFHQPTRFGYLEFGK; encoded by the coding sequence ATGAAGTCCATTGTCTCCATTGCGCGGCTTGCTTCAAGGTCGCGTTCCCTTCCGTTGACGAAGGTCCGCGCAATCATTCTTATTCTCGGACTTGCACATTTGACGCTTCTCGCGGCAGCGGACACATCACCCGATCCCAAATCTCTCCCGGCGCCCAAACATGTCGTGGTGCCGAAGTTGCACGGGCCGATCAAAGTGGATGGCGAATTAGGCGAACCAGCCTGGGCCAAGGCCGCGGTGCTCGAACCATTTTATCTCAATGACAACGGGAAACAGGAACATGAGCATACGGCGGTGCGCATTTGGTATGACGACGATGCGCTCTATCTCGGCTGGACGTGTCGCGATACGGACATACAAGCCACGTTCACCAATCGCGACGATCATCTTTGGGAGGAAGAGGTCGTGGAATTCTTCGTCACACCGAAAAGCCTGACGCGTTACTTCGAGTTCGAGTGGAATCCGCTGAACACGATCTTCGACGCCATCATCAACAACGATCTGGATGAACGCGGCGTCTCGAAGGGAATTCGCGGCGAGTGGGATTACACCGCGAAGGGATTGACGAACGCCGTCAAAGTCAAAGGCACGGTCAACAACTCCAGCGACAGGGATCAATACTGGCAGGTGGAAGTCAGGCTGCCCTTTGCCGATCTCGGCCATCCGGCGCCGCAAGCCAATGAGGTTTGGCGCGCGAATTTTTACCGCTACAACCGCACCAAGGGTCGCCCGGAGGAAACCGTGAGTTGGTCGCCAGCGCTCCTGCCCGGATTCCACCAACCCACGCGGTTCGGCTATCTGGAATTTGGAAAGTAA
- the crcB gene encoding fluoride efflux transporter CrcB, protein MAYLWIGLGGALGSVARFWFSGVVARQFGETFPWGTILVNVSGSFVIGFFATLTSPEGRWLVPASFRQFFMIGICGGYTTFSSFSLQTLNLADDGEWLYAGANIVFSVALCLVAVWLGHLLAVGLNSMKGT, encoded by the coding sequence CTGGCATATCTCTGGATCGGTCTCGGTGGCGCGCTGGGCAGTGTGGCGCGGTTCTGGTTTTCCGGCGTCGTTGCGCGGCAATTCGGCGAAACATTTCCTTGGGGCACGATTTTGGTAAACGTCAGCGGTTCGTTTGTGATTGGATTTTTTGCCACGTTGACCAGCCCCGAAGGCCGATGGCTTGTGCCCGCCAGCTTCCGACAATTCTTCATGATTGGCATCTGCGGCGGCTACACCACGTTTTCGTCGTTCAGTCTGCAAACACTCAATCTTGCGGATGACGGCGAGTGGCTTTACGCCGGCGCGAATATTGTCTTCTCCGTGGCGCTTTGTCTGGTGGCAGTCTGGCTGGGACATCTGCTGGCCGTCGGACTCAATTCAATGAAAGGAACCTGA
- a CDS encoding DUF190 domain-containing protein, producing MQIPHEAVLLRIFIGESDRWEHKPLYEAIVLKAREAHLAGATVLRGPMGFGKSSRLHTAKILRLSMDLPMVIEIVDSEEKIQAFLPTLDAMMGGGLLTLEKVKVIDYRAGKTEPTS from the coding sequence ATGCAAATCCCGCACGAAGCCGTCCTGCTGCGAATCTTCATTGGCGAAAGTGATCGCTGGGAACACAAGCCTTTGTACGAAGCGATTGTCTTGAAAGCTCGCGAAGCGCATCTGGCCGGCGCCACGGTATTGCGCGGGCCGATGGGCTTCGGCAAATCCAGCCGGCTGCACACCGCCAAGATTCTCCGGCTCTCGATGGACCTACCGATGGTGATTGAAATCGTCGATAGCGAGGAAAAAATCCAGGCGTTCCTGCCGACGCTGGATGCCATGATGGGCGGCGGCTTGCTGACGCTGGAGAAGGTCAAGGTGATCGATTACCGCGCCGGGAAAACGGAGCCAACGTCCTGA